A portion of the Streptomyces coeruleoprunus genome contains these proteins:
- a CDS encoding MFS transporter, which yields MSTPAAPAATPRPRRRPEWAGRNYVLLTAAAVVTNLGTHGALIAAAFAVLESGGDGGDVGLVAAARTLPLVLFLLIGGAIADRLPRHRVMVAANALNCVSQAVFAVLVLSGQAQLWQMMLLTALCGTGQAFFNPAAEGMLMSSVSGEQASRAFALFRMAMNGAGIGGAALGGALIASFGPGWVLAIDAVAFAVAGALRAFLDVGHIREREPGGGLLADLREGWREFVGRPWLWSIVAQFSVVVAVVGATESVYGPLVARDHLGGARPWGIALAAFGVGTIGGALLMMRWKPRRMLLVGTLCVFPLALPASALAVPLSVTGLVTAMFVCGVALEVFGVAWMTALHQEIPEDKLSRVSAYDWFGSTAMLPLSTALAGPAESLFGRSQALWGCAALIVIVTALVLLVPDVRNLTRRTKEVVAAGPPDAPQAPTAGTSPETPAASGAAPASADAEGAAGRLG from the coding sequence GTGAGTACCCCCGCCGCGCCCGCCGCAACGCCCCGCCCCCGCCGCCGTCCCGAGTGGGCGGGGCGCAACTACGTCCTGCTGACCGCCGCGGCGGTCGTCACCAATCTGGGCACGCACGGCGCGCTCATCGCGGCCGCGTTCGCGGTGCTGGAGTCGGGCGGCGACGGCGGTGACGTCGGCCTGGTCGCCGCGGCCCGTACCCTGCCGCTGGTCCTCTTCCTCCTCATCGGCGGCGCGATCGCCGACCGGCTGCCCCGGCACCGCGTGATGGTCGCCGCCAACGCGCTCAACTGCGTCTCGCAGGCCGTCTTCGCCGTCCTCGTGCTCTCCGGGCAGGCCCAGCTGTGGCAGATGATGCTGCTGACCGCGCTGTGCGGCACGGGTCAGGCGTTCTTCAACCCGGCCGCCGAGGGCATGCTGATGTCCAGCGTCAGCGGCGAGCAGGCGAGCCGCGCCTTCGCCCTGTTCCGTATGGCCATGAACGGCGCCGGCATCGGCGGCGCGGCGCTCGGCGGCGCCCTCATCGCCTCCTTCGGCCCCGGCTGGGTCCTCGCCATCGACGCGGTGGCCTTCGCCGTGGCGGGCGCGCTGCGCGCGTTCCTCGACGTCGGCCACATCCGCGAGCGCGAGCCCGGCGGCGGGCTGCTGGCCGATCTGCGGGAGGGCTGGCGGGAGTTCGTCGGGCGTCCCTGGCTGTGGTCGATCGTGGCCCAGTTCTCCGTCGTCGTCGCCGTGGTCGGCGCGACCGAGTCGGTGTACGGACCGCTGGTCGCCCGGGACCATCTGGGCGGGGCCCGGCCCTGGGGCATCGCGCTGGCCGCCTTCGGCGTGGGCACCATCGGCGGCGCCCTGCTGATGATGCGCTGGAAGCCGCGGCGGATGCTGCTGGTCGGCACGCTGTGCGTGTTCCCATTGGCGCTGCCGGCGTCGGCGCTGGCCGTGCCGCTGTCGGTGACCGGTCTGGTGACGGCGATGTTCGTGTGCGGCGTCGCGCTGGAGGTGTTCGGCGTGGCCTGGATGACCGCGCTGCACCAGGAGATACCGGAGGACAAGCTGTCCCGGGTCTCGGCGTACGACTGGTTCGGCTCGACGGCGATGCTGCCGCTGTCGACGGCGCTGGCCGGGCCCGCGGAGAGCCTGTTCGGCCGCTCGCAGGCGCTGTGGGGGTGCGCGGCGCTCATCGTGATCGTGACGGCGCTGGTTTTGCTGGTGCCGGATGTACGGAACCTGACGCGGCGTACGAAGGAGGTCGTCGCGGCGGGCCCGCCGGACGCGCCGCAGGCGCCCACCGCCGGAACTTCCCCGGAGACGCCCGCCGCGTCCGGGGCGGCCCCGGCCTCAGCCGATGCCGAAGGCGCCGCCGGGCGGCTCGGGTGA